The Leptospira paudalimensis region TGGAAACTTGATTTGTCAGTTTGAAAAGGAAATCTTACATGTTGATTATTTATTCTTAACACAAGGATACCAATTTTTAGCTGATCCAAAACTCCAATGGATCCCTATGAAACAAGTTCGTGGGCAAATCGTACAAATTCCATCCTCCATCTTCCAAAATCAATTTTCTATTTTGTATGGTGATTATCTAACTGCAGACATTGGCGGAGAACGAGTGCTTGGTGCCAGTTTCGACGAGTTCCATTTGGAAGAGGAACCGAGGCCAAAGGAGACATTCGATTTATGGAATGGATTACAAACAAAACTTCCCAACTTACTCAAAAATTGGGAAGAATTCGATATCCAAAACTTTGGCACGCGAGTGAGTCATAGAACCCAGTCCCAAGATAGACACCCAGTTGTCGGTAAACTTCCTAATTTATCAGTTTTAGATACATCCATAAAATACCAAAACTTATTCCGCAAAAACGCCAAAACCTTTGAAATTCCTTATTTTGAAACGGTTGGGATTCTGAATGGACTTGGATCTCGTGGGTTAACACATGCCCTACTCGCAGCAGAAATTTTAGTTTGTGATCTTCTCTCTCAGACGTTAGAGATTTCTGACACAATTAAGAAGGCTTTGAAACCAGACCGTTTTTTACTTCGTAAGTGGAAACGAGATGAGCTAACATAGACTCAAAAACTGATTGTTCTTGTAGCACCACATCAACTCTGATGACAAAAAGTTGCATTTTTTTACGTTTCATTTCTTCGATAAACTTAATTTGTGTTCTTACCTTTACCCAATCTTTTTCCGTTATCACAAAAATCGTTTTTTCATCTTTACCATCCAACAAGGAGAGTAATACTGTTTCTTCAAATTCATAGTGGTCGGGGAAAAATCGAGACTGGATTTGATTTGTATTTAAGGTAGAGATCGTTGTTTCCAAAACATGATTTGGATTCCCAACACCGGTGAACAAAAAATAACTATCGCTAGGTGAAGCTTCCTGCATTAAAGAATTTTTGGGAACTAATGATTGTTCAAATGTATCTAAATTGATTTGGTAGGCATCTGCTTGGAAGAAAGAACCAAAGGTAGGCAATTGAATTCCTAATTGGTCGAGTGTTCCTTTTCCTTTTTCGAATTCTTTTTGATTTGTTTCCGTAATTTTTGTAAATACAATGACGTTTGCACGTTTTAAATGCGAAATTGGTTCTCGTAAATACCCAAGTGGGATCGTAAACCCATTTCCAAAAGGAGCATTATTATCGAGTAATACAATATCAAAATCTCTATGGATTTGGTTGTGTTGG contains the following coding sequences:
- the mnmC gene encoding FAD-dependent 5-carboxymethylaminomethyl-2-thiouridine(34) oxidoreductase MnmC gives rise to the protein MNPSDSKTALVVGAGIAGASVCYALSKRNIKTILVESELSAAGKASGNPIGVVYPFLTKHKTAESEFSLLAYQYFLELWESLELGKRVPHVDGIHFLLDSSSAYDRYSHSLHSHHIPESLASLSKEPNSNLDALLFPKGKALSPVSLTKELIRIANPMEHYLSKLLSWEVNEGNGNLICQFEKEILHVDYLFLTQGYQFLADPKLQWIPMKQVRGQIVQIPSSIFQNQFSILYGDYLTADIGGERVLGASFDEFHLEEEPRPKETFDLWNGLQTKLPNLLKNWEEFDIQNFGTRVSHRTQSQDRHPVVGKLPNLSVLDTSIKYQNLFRKNAKTFEIPYFETVGILNGLGSRGLTHALLAAEILVCDLLSQTLEISDTIKKALKPDRFLLRKWKRDELT
- the lpxK gene encoding tetraacyldisaccharide 4'-kinase; amino-acid sequence: MKVFFTLFLPLTWLYQFLFWLSQGRKKTTVLPNTLVISVGNITVGGTGKTPFVQYLVQYFQKANKGYAITILSRGYKAKLSKEGAILTDGHSPNLFGDEPSEHKERFPGVQVMIGQDRIGSFFKYNQIQSKQHIVILDDGFQHNQIHRDFDIVLLDNNAPFGNGFTIPLGYLREPISHLKRANVIVFTKITETNQKEFEKGKGTLDQLGIQLPTFGSFFQADAYQINLDTFEQSLVPKNSLMQEASPSDSYFLFTGVGNPNHVLETTISTLNTNQIQSRFFPDHYEFEETVLLSLLDGKDEKTIFVITEKDWVKVRTQIKFIEEMKRKKMQLFVIRVDVVLQEQSVFESMLAHLVSTYEVKNGLVSKPS